GGTAATTTCGGTCAATTGATCTCGTTCTTCCTGTGTAAGAGTAACTTTGTAAGTGTTCATAGCCTTTTTTTGGCTAAGATACAATTTTTTTTGATTACGTCATATTAATTGTGACGTGACACTAGTTGATAATGATTTTGGTTATGGTCTTATGTTTATCACAAATTATCTCAATAAAATAAAATCCGGCAGGCAGGTCACTAACATTTATTTTTAAAAGATCAATAGTAGAAACATTCTCGGAAATTAATAATTTACCAATTGAGTTGTAAATGTTAATTATTTCAATATTATTTATTTGATTATTGTTTAAGGCTCTAATATTGAGTAGATTGTTAACAGGGTTTGGATATACAATCCATGGATTTTCAGATGAAATTAAATTTTCTTCAGAAATTGAAACAGTGGGGTTAATACTTTTTGCAAGGCAAATCAAATTTGTTACATATAAATAGCCTAAAGTATCCAGAAACATATCTCTCATAATTCCATCAGGTAATCCTTCATTAACTAGTTCAAAACTTTCACCATTGTCTAATGACCGTAATACTCCATTCGGCCAGGAACTGCTGAAATAAATCTCATTTTCGCTATTGATAATGATATCAGAAACTTGAGGATTCGCCAGTAAGGTTTCCCATTCTTCTACTCCGTTTCTTAAAACATACAATCCGGATGAAGTAGTATCTGTTAACCCCCCCCAAGAGCCCGCAAAAAGATCGTCAGAATTGTTCAAAGCCAGGGCTGAAACCTGGTAATTAAACAAACCAATAAACTCCCAATTATCACCTCCTTCTTCTGATTTATATACACCTCCCCTATTCTCAAAATAGGCTTTAAGACTTATATAAATGTCACCGGTGTTTGAATTAACTATATCGGAAATGTATTCACTGGTATTATCAGTAAAGAAAACTATACTCCATGTTTGTCCATTATCTGTTGAGCGTATTACAGATGCATCATCCATCCATAGACTGGCAAATATTGTGTCACCCAGACAAAGAATAGCCACAATATTTCCATACGCACCTATATCGGGAAGAACGCTTGACCAGGTTTCACCATCATCTGAAGAACAGAACAAGCCTCCGATTTGGGGCGCTTGACTCGTGCCGGCGTAGATATCATTGTTATTGTTGATAGCAATAGAGTATACAATTCGATTTTCAAGCCCAAGAAGATTCCAACTATTTCCTTCGTCATCGGATCGGTAAACACCTGCTCCTGATCCAATATAAATAACCTGCTGATCATTTACCGCAATACTCAAGATATCAGCGCTATCAGGAAAGTACAGTTGTTCCCAGAAATCCTGTGATTTAAGGGTTAAAATTGGATTAAAGAAAATAAATATGAAAAGTATAAATGATTTAAGATATTTCATTGCTCAAAATATAAATTAACTGATCCCATCATCAATAAAATTAGTCAATTATTAAATAATTTCTTGACGTCTTTAAAATTAATAAATATATTAATATCATCAAAATATATTTTGATGCTCGTTTAGCTACTCACTAGTACTTTAATAATTAGGGTTATTGTTGAAAATGAATAAAATGGGATGTATCAAAGGTTCATTTGGAGAAAATCAAATCAGCTCCTGAACTCCACCCTCACCGGGTCGTTGATATCGAGCCCCAGCAAACTGCCGGCATTACCCTGGTTGATCGCAATTTCAAGATGGCCGGTTGAGCCGAACAATGCCACAATTTCACCGATTGGGACCTCCTGGTAAGACTGGCTGATCGCATTGATGGTTTCACCCCGGAACTCTATGACAAACTTTCGACCTCTGCTGATTTTATCGAAAAGTTCACGGGTTATATTGGTCACAACGTTCTCATATTGGTTGATATAGATGACCACGCCCCTGATGATGTCACCGGAAACCACCGGGAGAAAATGCAGCTGCTCCTTCCATTGCGACACGGGCTCGCCAAGCTGTTCAATAGGGCGCCCGGAAGCAAGATGGACGGCCGATGCCACGAACCGGTCACGCGCCGGGACATCCTTTATACCTTTTTCATCTGAAGAAGAGATACTTATAATCTTTTCAGGAGCATGATCAAAAATGAGGGAAAAAATCCCATTGTCCGCACCGATGAAAAACTGCCCATCGTATTTTACGGCCAGGTGCGGAACTTTTTCAGTCTTTTCAGTCAGGATTGAAAGGATATGGACCGTTCCCTGCGGATAATGGGGATAACTGTTGCGGATGATGAATGAAGCCTGTTTGAGGTTGAACGGACTGATGCCGTGAGAAATATCTATTATTGAGGCAGATGGTAACAGGCTGAGTATCTTTCCTTTCACGGCTCCCAGGAAATAGTCCCGCTGGCCCCAGTCGCTTGTCAGTGTAATAATCGGCATAGAAAACGTCAGAATGTTAATAATCTCAAATCTTCACAGAAACCCTTTTAGTCATTTCCCGGTCAAAATTAAGAATTCTTCATAGATGGAGCGCGATTTTTAATACTTTTGAACTTCTTCGTAATTTCGCTTTTTAAGGCATCATGAACGAAAGGATCATTTCGATCGAAACATACAATCCGCTGGAGATTTACGGCGTGAATGACACGCATCTCGAGCTCATCAAAAGACAGTTTCCTAAGCTGAAAATCGTTGCGAGGGGCGATGTGGTAAAAGTTTTCGGTGAGGAAGAAGAACTGGCCCTCTTCGAAAGGAAGTTCTCCCTTTTGCTTCTCAGTTATGAAAAATTCGGCAGGATTACGGAAAGTGACATCCTGCAGATCATGCAGGGTGGAGAGGAGGAAACAAATGGCCTTATCCAGGCCCAGCAACCCGATGATGTGCTGGTGCATGGACGCGATGGCCGGATCGTGAAAGCCCTGACCGTCAACCAGCAAAAGCTGGTGGAGAGTTGCAGCCATAATGACCTCGTCTTCGCGATCGGTCCGGCAGGAACAGGGAAGACTTACACAGCCGTGGCATTAGCTGTCAGGGCGTTAAAAAATAAGGAAGTGCGCCGGATCATCCTGACGCGCCCTGCCGTCGAAGCCGGTGAAAACCTGGGTTTCCTCCCCGGCGACCTCAAAGATAAGCTGGACCCCTATCTTCAACCGCTTTATGATGCCCTGCGCGACATGCTCCCTACTCAGAAACTGCTAACATACATCGAAGACGGAACCATCGAAGTGGCACCCCTTGCTTTCATGCGCGGCCGGACTTTGGACCATTCCTTCGCCATCCTCGATGAAGCACAGAATACGACGTCCAGCCAGCTGAAAATGTTCCTGACCCGGATGGGGAAATCTTCTAAATTTATTGTCACCGGCGATATCACCCAGATCGACCTGCCTAAAAACCAGGAATCAGGGCTGGTCCATGCGACGAAAATCCTGAAAGATATTCCGGGAATGGATTTTATTTACCTCGATCATCGCGACATCATCCGTCACCGGCTGGTGATCAAAATTATCGAGGCTTACGGTAAAGAAAGAAATAATCACTAAATCCACAATGTATGCAAAATGTCATCGTCAGAACCGACTACCAGTTCCCTGGCCAGAAAGGTGTTTACCATGGAAAAGTCCGGGATGTATATAATATCAACAACGAATTAATGGTGATGGTGGTCACCGACCGGATATCGGCTTTCGATGTGGTCCTTCCCAGCGGGATCCCTTACAAAGGCCAGGTGCTTAACCAGATCGCGGCGAAGTTTCTCGAAGCGACGCGTGACATCGTCCCCAACTGGATGATGGCCGTGCCTGATCCGATGGTAATGGTCGGGAAGTTCTGCGAACCATTCCCGGTGGAAATGATCATCCGTGGCTATCTCACCGGCAACTCCTGGCGCACCTATAAAAGCGGTGCCCGGTCGATCTGCGGTGTTCCAATCCCTGACGGGATGCGCGAACACGAACGTTTTCCTCAGCCTATTATCACGCCAACAACAAAAGCTAAAGAAGGTCACGACGAAGACATTTCCCGGGAAGAGATCATCCGCCAGGGACTTATTTCAGAAGAAGATTACAACCTGCTCGAAAAATATACTATCGAAATTTTCAACAGGGGTTCGGAAATTGCAGCCAAAATGGGCTTGATTTTAGTCGATACCAAGTATGAATTCGGCAAAGCCGACGGGCAGATCTACCTTATCGATGAGATCCATACACCTGATTCTTCAAGGTATTTTTATGCTGACGGTTATGAGGAACGCTTTGCAAAAGGCGAGCAGCAAAAACAGCTTTCCAAGGAATTTGTAAGGGAATGGCTGATGGAAAATGGTTTTCAGGGCAAAACCGGGCAAAAGGTCCCTTTCATGTCTGATGAATTCGTCGAATCCGTTTCAGAGCGTTATATCGAGCTTTTCGAAGGAATTACAGGAGAAAAATTCGTCCGCGAAGATGCCATCAATGTCCTGGGAAGAGTCGAGCGGAATATTGAAAGATTTTTAAAAGGGAAATAATAATTCGGTAACCCGAATTTCAATTTTCAAATTTCGAATCTCGGGTATCTTGTTTCCTTTTTCGCATATTAATCCCTTACTCCACCATACCCAGTAACTCCGTCATCTCGTCCCGTTTTACAGGATTTCCTGCCTGATCATAAATGAAGATGAGCTCGTTCATCATCCGGCGGATGATTGTTTTATTATCACAAGGAATAAAATAAGAATCTTTACGTTCCAGCTTCAACTGCTTTATAAACAGTTCGATCTCATTTTTTGTGAAAACGGCTCCTTTGTTAAAAGGATTGATATAGAATAAAACATCGCCTTCCGGGATATCCCTTGGTGTCAGCATAATTTCATCGGTATATGCCAGCACAAAGTGCCGTGGAAGATCAACGCCATATATGGGAACACGAAGGCTTTGGGAAATGGAAATGTAGATAATCCCCAGGATGAGGGGACTGCCTTTTTTCGAATCGAGAAGGTTATTGATGTAAAAATTTTCTGCCGAGTTGATATTGGTAACATTGCCGGCCAGCTTATGGATATCGAATAAGATGTGGTTAATCACCTTGACCTTTTCCAGCCCGGTCAGGTTTTGGTTTAGTTCAAGCCAGACATCCTGCGAAAATGAACCAATCTTTTTAATGATCGCATCTTCGTCCAGGTCGGGATATTGAAACCTTGTGACGAGAAGAGTTCCCCGCAGCAGATCATGATGCTCAAACTGTGACCATTCGTTCAGTTCTTTTTTCAGGTTTTCGAATTGGATGATATGGATCAGGTCTTCGATGCGGTGTTGGATGAGGGGGTCAAAAGTGTTCTCCCATAAATTCTCAAGGACAGGCACAGCCACTTTGCCATGGGCAAAGATCCGGTCATGGATAGTCTGGAAAATTTCCTCATTGGGTTCATCCAGCAGGCTGATCAGCGCATTGAGCTCCTTGTTTTGTGATTTTTCTTCCATTATCCGTGAAAATCTTCTTCTGACTTCTGTATTCTGTAAACAATAAATATGCCATCAGCTAAGATAACATTCCTTTTCCGAAATAGTTCAGGAGGTCATCTTTTCCAAAACATATGAAATCAGCTTTTCTTCATTATTTTTGATTGTCCTGAGGCATTCTCCGGTAGCCCGGTTAGCCAGGATCACGCATATACTCGCAACCTGGTGGTCCAACATACTACCCAGTCCATATAAGGACGATGTTTCCATCTCGCAATTAATAATCCGGTGATCTTTGTAAGAAAATTTTGTCAGGGCGTCAAGCATACCGGGAAAAGCAGTACGAAGCCGGAGTTCACGGCCCTGTGGGCCATAAAATCCTGCACCGGTTGCCGTGATGCCGCTTATCCCTTCCGGGGCTAATTTTTGGATCAATTCTTTCGATCCCGGAATGATATAAGGAGAAGCAAGAAAAGAGGGCCAACCCGACTGACTGATAAATTCCCGGGTGAGTTCCAGGTCTGTCACTTTTTCCAGATCCTTATAAAAATGTAATGAACCATCCAGGCCCAGGCCGTGTGTTGCAAGGGAAAAAGCACCGACAGGGATATCGGGATGCAGCGTGCCGCAAGTACCGATCCTCACAATGGTCAGGGTACGGTGATGCTCAAGGGATTCTCTTTTTTTTAGGTCGATGTTAGCCAGTGCATCGAGTTCGTTCATCACGATATCCATATTGTCGGGCCCGATTCCGGTGGAGAGCGCTAACAGCCGCTTCCCGTTCAGCCACCCGATATGGCTGACAAACTCCCGGTTTTGCCTTTTAAATTCAACCCGATCAAAATGATCCGAAATCATCTCTATCCTTCCGGGGTCACCGGCCACTAAAATCAAATCAGGTAATTCTTCCGGTTTAAGCTTCAGGTGATAAATGCTGCCATTCCGGTTAATTATTAAATCCGACTCCTTCATCTCTGTGATTTCTGGTGTGAATAATCCTCAAAATTAAAATTACCTGCCGAACTATCCAATTCCTTAATGATATTAATTTTGTACCATGATATCAGAAATCATCAGCATCGGCGATGAACTCCTTGTCGGACAAGTCGTAAACACTAACGCCACCTGGATGGCGCAGCATTTACACGAAATCGGGATCCCGGTCAAACAGATATCCGCCATCTCTGATGACGCGGCAGAAATAACCAGAGCGCTCGATGTGGCGTTTGCCCGTGCAGACGTGATCCTGGTCACCGGCGGACTGGGCCCGACTAAAGATGACATCACCAAACACACTTTGTGCTCCTATTTTGGTACAGAGTTGGTTTTCCATCAGCCTTCCTACGAAAACATCAGGAAGTTCTTTGCCAGCCGTGGGATGGAAGTGACCGGATTGAACCGTAAACAGGCTGAAGTACCGGCCAATTGTACCCCGTTGATCAACCACAACGGCACGGCCCCGGGAATGTGGTTCGAAAAAGAAGGAAAGATCCTTGTCTCCCTTCCCGGTGTACCCTTCGAAATGGAAGCCATGATGGAAGAATACATCCTTCCACGCCTCGCCAGCCAGGATAATCAGCGGGTTGTGGCCCATAAAACAATTCTTACACAAGGGATCGGCGAATCATTCCTTTCCGAAATGATCAAAGACTGGGAAGAGGACCTCCCTTCAAACATGAAGCTGGCTTATCTGCCACAACCCGGTCTGGTCAGGCTCAGGTTAACAGCCTACGGGGAGACAAAAGAGAAAACTCTACAGGAGATTGAGAACCAGGTTGAGTCACTTCAAAAACTGATTCCTGATCTGATTTTCGGCTATGGCAATGATACGATGGAAGAGATTGTGGGTCGGTTATTGAAAGAAAAACACTGCACTTTGAGCACGGCCGAAAGTTGCACCGGTGGCTTCCTGGCGCACATGATCACAAGTGTTCCGGGCGCTTCGGACTACTTTCAGGGGTCTGTTATCGCTTATTCCAACGAGATCAAGCACACTTTCCTCGGGGTTTCTGAAGAATCGCTGAAACAATTCGGGGCAGTAAGCGAGCAGGTAGTGAAAGAGATGGCCCGGGGTGCCCGTCAACGGTTTAATACTGATTTCGCGGTTTCAATCAGCGGCATAGCGGGGCCGGACGGAGGAACCATCGACAAACCTGTCGGTACGGTATGGATCGCCATCGCCTCCAAAACCGGTGTCATAGCTCAGAAATTCATGTTCGGCGAGCACCGTGGCCGGAATATCCTGCGGGCGGCGCTGGCAGCGTTGAATTTGCTGAGGCTAGCGATAGGGAGTTGACAGTTGACAGTTGACAGCATAACAATTTAACATAGAAGCAATTGAACAATGATAAATCCATACAGGAACGAATAATCCTGGATCGTTTCAAAAAGCATTATCCGGAATTCCCCAAAGGAAGGATAATAAAATCCGAATCACCTGACTTTATGCTGATGACAGGTTCGAGGAATACGATCGGCATTGAACTAACTGCCCTGCCATCTTCAAGTTATAACCTCAGTAAAGAAAATTATAACGATTTTATTTCGGATATGGCGCATTCCATTTCAAAGAAGGAAAAAAAGCTTAAAATCTACCTGAAAAAGGAGGCAGAAGCTTACTGGCTGATCATTTTTGCTGATTCAATTGAATTAAATGGTTTTAATTTTAACGGGCATTTTGATAAAAGGATTTTAAGCAATGGTTTTGACAGGGTATTCCTGTTTGAACTGTTCGAGGGGCAGGTTTGGCAAATTCAGGCTTAGCTGTACTAATCAGATTCATAACTTTTATGTCCACATTGGAATACAATTGAATTTAGGAGGCTGAATCAAAAGTTGGTTTTGATATATGAACCACAAAGGAACACAAAGGATTTAATAAAATAATTTTGAGAAAACTTCTATTACCACAGCTTCACGGAAAAGGATGAAACTTCAATAATGACAAGGAAATGGATTTTTTCCCATAATAAAAAACTTTTGTTTTATTCAAAAAAAATACCGTTCTTTGCACTCCATTTTTGAAAAGTAACCGATAAAACTTTGAGCCATGGCACGAGTTTGTGAAATCACCGGGAAAAAGCCAATAAAAGGAAATCATGTTTCCCACTCCAACCATAAAACCCTCAGGAGATTCTTCCCTAATCTTCAGACTAAAAGGTTTTTCATCCCTGAAGAAGATAAATGGGTCACCCTGAAAGTTTCTACGGAAGCTATCCGGACCATCAATAAAAAAGGCATCACAGCCTGCCTGAAGGAAGCACGGGGAAAAGGTTTTACAACGAAATAAGGCCTAACAGCCACCTATATAAAAAATGCTGTCACCCCCGTAGGTTGACAGCATTTTTTATTAGCCTTGCCGCTGTAAGCAGTTATAATAAATTCCTGCTGAGTCCGTTTAAAAGTTATCATTAATTTTACTGCTATCATCAAAATCTGAAAAGAAGAGTCCTGCACGAGGCATGAAAATACACCCGGTCATAGGTCTAACATTATTCCTGCTGATGCCATTATTGATGGAAGCACAGAAGGATCATCAACACAACCAGGAATATTATAAAAAACTTGTCCAGTTCACCGGTGCCGTTGTTACCGGCGACAGCCTGCACCCGGTGGCCTTTACCCATATCATCGACCATAATACAAATTTCGGGACAATCAGCGATTATTACGGGTACTTTTCATTCGTGGCCCGTAAAGGCGATTCGATCACATTTTCGGCAATCGGTTTTAAAAAAGGATCTTTTATCATTCCTGATACCATCCATAATAACCGGTATACCATGTTCCAGGTAATGGCCACCGACACCATCTACCTGAATGAAACGGTGATCTACCCCTGGCCAACTAAAGAACAGTTTAAAGAGGCCTTCCTCAGCCTCGATATTCCTGACGACGACCTCGAGATCGCCCGCAAGAACCTTGAAAGGTATGAACTGGCCGTCCGGGCCGAAGCTATGCCCATGGATGGAAGCATGAATTACCGTAACTATATCGATCAGACTGTCAGTAAATTATATTATGCCGGCCAGACCCAGCCGATCAGTTTACTAAACCCATTTGCCTGGGCGCAATTTGTTAAAGCCTGGCAGGATGGGAAATTTAAGCGGAAAGACCATTAACCCCTGTGAAAAAGCCGAAATGAAGATATACAAATTCCTCATCCTGTTTTTTTTACTGAGCATTGCCTCCCCTGCCCTGTTTTCGCAGGAAAATGCCGTGCTGAGCGGTAATGTAAGAGATCAGGACAACAAACCATTGGAATTGGTTAATGTGGCTATTCTTGGAAGTACGACCGGCTGCGTGACCGACCAGGGAGGCAACTATGTACTCATCATTCCGGCAAAACAGGAGATTACCATCGACTTTTCCTTCATCGGTTATGATTCAAAGAGGTTCCGGATCAATTTGCAGCCTGGTGACAGAAGGGAACTGAATGTCGTCTTGCTGATGAAATACACCGAATTGAAAAGTGTTGAAATCAAAGATAAACAGGTCAGAAGTTACAATTATGTCCGCCTGGACCCAAAAGAAGCCAAGATGATCCCAACCCTCAGCGGGGGGATTGAAGCCATGCTGAAGACCTTACCGGGCGTGAATTCTGCTAACGAGTTAAGTTCACAATATTCCGTCAGGGGTGGAAATTTTGATGAAAACCTGGTCTATGTCAATGGCATTGAAATATACAGGCCATTCCTGATCCGGTCAGGTCAGCAGGAAGGGATGAGTTTTGTCAACTCCACGCTGGTTTCAGGGATCGTATTCTCTGCAGGCGGCTGGGATGCCAAATATGGAGACAAAATGTCGTCGGTGTTGGATATTACCTATCGTAAGCCTGATTCTGCTGCGGCTTCAGTTCAGCTTAGCCTGCTCGGGGCCCAGGGGCACGTGGAAGGGCTGACAAAAAATAAAAAACTGACTTTCCTCGCAGGTGTCAGGTACAAGACCAATCAATACATCCTGAAAGGGCTTGAGACCAAAGGGAATTACAAGCCTAACTTTATAGATATCCAGGGGGTGCTGACTTATGACCTGAATGATAAGATCCAGCTTTCCGCCCTTGGCTATTATTCCCGGAATTCTTACCTGCTCATCCCGGAAAGCCGGCAGACCAATTTTGGCACCATCAAAGAAGCCTACCGGCTCAACATTTATTTCGACGGACAGGAAGTCGACCGCTATCGCATGTACCTTGGGGCTTTTTCAATAGACTATAAACCTAATCCCGGGCTGATGCTAAGATTTAATGTTTCGGGTTTCAATACAAGGGAGAGTGAAACATTCGATGTCCGCGGCCAGTATTGGATCGGCAAACTTGAAAACGATTTCGGTGATGAAGAGTTCGGCAATGTAACGGAAGTGCAGGGAGTGGGAACTTTTATGGACCATGCCCGTAATTATCTTGATGCAGGGGTGATCAGCACCGAACACAAAGGAAGCTATATCAGGAAAAAGAGCTTCTTAAACTGGGGCCTTAAATACCAGCATGAAAATGTCGAAGACCATCTCAGTGAATGGGAACTGATCGATTCAGCCGGGTATTCCATACCCGATCCGCCGGTTATCATCGGGGGAATAACTGACCCTAAACAACCGCTGGAATTGAAGTACGCCGTCAGGACGAATGTGAGCCTGTCTACTAATCGTTTGATGGGATACCTGCAAAACACATGGGATCTGCTCGGAGATGGCCGGGATCTCAGCATAACGGCCGGGTTGCGTTTCCATTACTGGGATTATAATGGCCAGTTCCTGCTCAGCCCGCGGGCTTCCATTGCTTATAAAC
The nucleotide sequence above comes from Bacteroidales bacterium. Encoded proteins:
- a CDS encoding T9SS type A sorting domain-containing protein; translated protein: MKYLKSFILFIFIFFNPILTLKSQDFWEQLYFPDSADILSIAVNDQQVIYIGSGAGVYRSDDEGNSWNLLGLENRIVYSIAINNNNDIYAGTSQAPQIGGLFCSSDDGETWSSVLPDIGAYGNIVAILCLGDTIFASLWMDDASVIRSTDNGQTWSIVFFTDNTSEYISDIVNSNTGDIYISLKAYFENRGGVYKSEEGGDNWEFIGLFNYQVSALALNNSDDLFAGSWGGLTDTTSSGLYVLRNGVEEWETLLANPQVSDIIINSENEIYFSSSWPNGVLRSLDNGESFELVNEGLPDGIMRDMFLDTLGYLYVTNLICLAKSINPTVSISEENLISSENPWIVYPNPVNNLLNIRALNNNQINNIEIINIYNSIGKLLISENVSTIDLLKINVSDLPAGFYFIEIICDKHKTITKIIIN
- a CDS encoding SAM-dependent chlorinase/fluorinase, whose amino-acid sequence is MPIITLTSDWGQRDYFLGAVKGKILSLLPSASIIDISHGISPFNLKQASFIIRNSYPHYPQGTVHILSILTEKTEKVPHLAVKYDGQFFIGADNGIFSLIFDHAPEKIISISSSDEKGIKDVPARDRFVASAVHLASGRPIEQLGEPVSQWKEQLHFLPVVSGDIIRGVVIYINQYENVVTNITRELFDKISRGRKFVIEFRGETINAISQSYQEVPIGEIVALFGSTGHLEIAINQGNAGSLLGLDINDPVRVEFRS
- a CDS encoding PhoH family protein; amino-acid sequence: MNERIISIETYNPLEIYGVNDTHLELIKRQFPKLKIVARGDVVKVFGEEEELALFERKFSLLLLSYEKFGRITESDILQIMQGGEEETNGLIQAQQPDDVLVHGRDGRIVKALTVNQQKLVESCSHNDLVFAIGPAGTGKTYTAVALAVRALKNKEVRRIILTRPAVEAGENLGFLPGDLKDKLDPYLQPLYDALRDMLPTQKLLTYIEDGTIEVAPLAFMRGRTLDHSFAILDEAQNTTSSQLKMFLTRMGKSSKFIVTGDITQIDLPKNQESGLVHATKILKDIPGMDFIYLDHRDIIRHRLVIKIIEAYGKERNNH
- a CDS encoding phosphoribosylaminoimidazolesuccinocarboxamide synthase — its product is MQNVIVRTDYQFPGQKGVYHGKVRDVYNINNELMVMVVTDRISAFDVVLPSGIPYKGQVLNQIAAKFLEATRDIVPNWMMAVPDPMVMVGKFCEPFPVEMIIRGYLTGNSWRTYKSGARSICGVPIPDGMREHERFPQPIITPTTKAKEGHDEDISREEIIRQGLISEEDYNLLEKYTIEIFNRGSEIAAKMGLILVDTKYEFGKADGQIYLIDEIHTPDSSRYFYADGYEERFAKGEQQKQLSKEFVREWLMENGFQGKTGQKVPFMSDEFVESVSERYIELFEGITGEKFVREDAINVLGRVERNIERFLKGK
- a CDS encoding transglutaminase-like domain-containing protein, which produces MEEKSQNKELNALISLLDEPNEEIFQTIHDRIFAHGKVAVPVLENLWENTFDPLIQHRIEDLIHIIQFENLKKELNEWSQFEHHDLLRGTLLVTRFQYPDLDEDAIIKKIGSFSQDVWLELNQNLTGLEKVKVINHILFDIHKLAGNVTNINSAENFYINNLLDSKKGSPLILGIIYISISQSLRVPIYGVDLPRHFVLAYTDEIMLTPRDIPEGDVLFYINPFNKGAVFTKNEIELFIKQLKLERKDSYFIPCDNKTIIRRMMNELIFIYDQAGNPVKRDEMTELLGMVE
- a CDS encoding nucleoside phosphorylase → MKESDLIINRNGSIYHLKLKPEELPDLILVAGDPGRIEMISDHFDRVEFKRQNREFVSHIGWLNGKRLLALSTGIGPDNMDIVMNELDALANIDLKKRESLEHHRTLTIVRIGTCGTLHPDIPVGAFSLATHGLGLDGSLHFYKDLEKVTDLELTREFISQSGWPSFLASPYIIPGSKELIQKLAPEGISGITATGAGFYGPQGRELRLRTAFPGMLDALTKFSYKDHRIINCEMETSSLYGLGSMLDHQVASICVILANRATGECLRTIKNNEEKLISYVLEKMTS
- a CDS encoding competence/damage-inducible protein A, yielding MISEIISIGDELLVGQVVNTNATWMAQHLHEIGIPVKQISAISDDAAEITRALDVAFARADVILVTGGLGPTKDDITKHTLCSYFGTELVFHQPSYENIRKFFASRGMEVTGLNRKQAEVPANCTPLINHNGTAPGMWFEKEGKILVSLPGVPFEMEAMMEEYILPRLASQDNQRVVAHKTILTQGIGESFLSEMIKDWEEDLPSNMKLAYLPQPGLVRLRLTAYGETKEKTLQEIENQVESLQKLIPDLIFGYGNDTMEEIVGRLLKEKHCTLSTAESCTGGFLAHMITSVPGASDYFQGSVIAYSNEIKHTFLGVSEESLKQFGAVSEQVVKEMARGARQRFNTDFAVSISGIAGPDGGTIDKPVGTVWIAIASKTGVIAQKFMFGEHRGRNILRAALAALNLLRLAIGS
- the rpmB gene encoding 50S ribosomal protein L28, which codes for MARVCEITGKKPIKGNHVSHSNHKTLRRFFPNLQTKRFFIPEEDKWVTLKVSTEAIRTINKKGITACLKEARGKGFTTK
- a CDS encoding carboxypeptidase-like regulatory domain-containing protein, with the protein product MPLLMEAQKDHQHNQEYYKKLVQFTGAVVTGDSLHPVAFTHIIDHNTNFGTISDYYGYFSFVARKGDSITFSAIGFKKGSFIIPDTIHNNRYTMFQVMATDTIYLNETVIYPWPTKEQFKEAFLSLDIPDDDLEIARKNLERYELAVRAEAMPMDGSMNYRNYIDQTVSKLYYAGQTQPISLLNPFAWAQFVKAWQDGKFKRKDH
- a CDS encoding TonB-dependent receptor, which codes for MGNLSGKTINPCEKAEMKIYKFLILFFLLSIASPALFSQENAVLSGNVRDQDNKPLELVNVAILGSTTGCVTDQGGNYVLIIPAKQEITIDFSFIGYDSKRFRINLQPGDRRELNVVLLMKYTELKSVEIKDKQVRSYNYVRLDPKEAKMIPTLSGGIEAMLKTLPGVNSANELSSQYSVRGGNFDENLVYVNGIEIYRPFLIRSGQQEGMSFVNSTLVSGIVFSAGGWDAKYGDKMSSVLDITYRKPDSAAASVQLSLLGAQGHVEGLTKNKKLTFLAGVRYKTNQYILKGLETKGNYKPNFIDIQGVLTYDLNDKIQLSALGYYSRNSYLLIPESRQTNFGTIKEAYRLNIYFDGQEVDRYRMYLGAFSIDYKPNPGLMLRFNVSGFNTRESETFDVRGQYWIGKLENDFGDEEFGNVTEVQGVGTFMDHARNYLDAGVISTEHKGSYIRKKSFLNWGLKYQHENVEDHLSEWELIDSAGYSIPDPPVIIGGITDPKQPLELKYAVRTNVSLSTNRLMGYLQNTWDLLGDGRDLSITAGLRFHYWDYNGQFLLSPRASIAYKPMWQRDVVFRFSAGYYYQPPFYKELRDLEGKLNPDIRAQKSIHFVAGLDINFLAWSRPFKFTTEAYYKYLDDLIPYIVDNVRIRYLAENIAHGYATGIDLKINGEFIKGTESWASLSFLKTEEDIENDFYYTYYNESGEKIIPGYTPDQTPVDSIRTEPGYIPRPSDQRVSFALFFQDYLPLIPTFKAHLTLIFGTGLPFGAPDSPLYEHTLRFPPYRRVDIGFSKLLVGEKTKFKEKNPLRYIDNAWISFEVFNLFQISNTVSYIWVKDINNREYAVPNYLTPRQVNLKLIVEF